The following proteins are co-located in the Mesorhizobium australicum WSM2073 genome:
- a CDS encoding DUF1127 domain-containing protein, whose product MAARTAFTPEPVPRRQSFPFVTWARSRLLARWYDRHSQRRDLSEIDDHLLRDLGLTREDVRRECAKSFWQV is encoded by the coding sequence ATGGCCGCACGAACCGCTTTCACCCCCGAACCGGTGCCCCGCCGCCAATCGTTCCCGTTCGTCACCTGGGCCCGCTCACGGCTGCTGGCCCGCTGGTACGACCGCCATTCGCAGCGCCGCGACCTCTCGGAGATCGACGACCACCTGCTGCGTGACCTCGGCCTGACACGGGAGGATGTGCGCCGCGAATGCGCGAAATCCTTCTGGCAGGTGTGA
- a CDS encoding antibiotic biosynthesis monooxygenase family protein yields MIAVIFEVQPAQGRREAYLSIAADLRPLLDGIDGFISVERFQSLADPNRVLSLSFWRDEEAVKAWRNTEEHRQAQRAGRGGIFAGYRLRIAHVLRDYGLAERDEAPADSRAVNG; encoded by the coding sequence ATGATCGCCGTCATCTTCGAGGTGCAGCCTGCGCAGGGCCGGCGCGAGGCCTATCTGAGCATAGCCGCCGACCTGCGTCCGCTGCTCGACGGCATTGACGGCTTCATCTCCGTCGAGCGCTTCCAGAGCCTGGCCGACCCGAACCGGGTGCTGTCGCTGTCGTTCTGGCGCGACGAGGAGGCGGTGAAGGCCTGGCGCAACACCGAAGAGCACCGGCAGGCGCAGCGGGCCGGGCGCGGCGGTATCTTTGCCGGCTATCGATTGCGGATCGCGCACGTGCTGCGCGACTACGGACTGGCCGAGAGGGACGAGGCGCCAGCGGACAGCCGGGCCGTGAATGGGTGA
- the ligD gene encoding DNA ligase D, giving the protein MASSLEQYHSKRDFKKTAEPAGKVARGKKAGGIFVVQKHAATRLHYDFRLEHDGVLWSWAVTRGPSLDPHEKRLAVHVEDHPIDYAGFEGTIPKGEYGGGSVLVWDEGTWMPEGDPAKMMAKGHINFELEGHKLRGKWHLVRLRPRPGEKRDNWLLIKSDDAAARPGEDILQDEPKSVKSGLTIEEVGEGKAAKGEKPKVWHSNKPAAGKAKTGGKKLDFIEPQLATLERDAPSGQDWLHEVKFDGYRMQAQIAGTDVRLLTRTGLDWTEKFGGEIAAELAGLKCSDAILDGEIVVLANSGVSSFALLQQDLSAKRTNRFIYYVFDLMRLDGKDLRREPLVERKQALQALLGEPSDTAAVRFSDHFAEPGKIMLEHACRMGLEGVVSKRADAPYRSGRGPAWVKSKCTARQEFVIGGYLPSDKTGRGLRSLLVGYFEGGSLHYAGRVGTGFSTKSANDLKKKLDALKADASPFDAAVPKGKGLVWVKPELVGEVEFRSWTSDRIIRHASFQGLREDKPAEEVVQEKPNATGTGAAGTKTATGKSPAKAKPAAGSAITAATAAKTSVKLSHPDKLLWPDEKISKQALLDHYALVWPRMKQFVVDRPLSLVRAPDGVGGQRFFQKHASPGMHAKIEKTKDPTDGEEILFIRDFDGIAALVQLGVVEIHIWGCTIDKLEQPDQVVFDLDPDEGVDVKAVREAALDIRGKLDELSLPNFVKTSGGKGFHVVVPLKPSADWAEVKGFAHDFARALEQGAPDRYTATLSKKARTGKIFVDYLRNGSGATTVAPYSSRAKKGATVSMPVTWAEIEAGLPPNAFPIGDKTTLKRLSEADPWVDFFKKGKVLKRG; this is encoded by the coding sequence ATGGCCAGCAGCCTCGAACAGTATCATTCGAAGCGCGACTTCAAGAAGACCGCCGAGCCGGCCGGCAAGGTTGCGCGCGGCAAGAAGGCCGGCGGCATCTTCGTCGTCCAGAAGCATGCCGCCACAAGGCTGCATTACGATTTTCGCCTCGAGCATGACGGCGTGCTGTGGAGCTGGGCGGTGACGCGCGGTCCGAGCCTCGACCCGCACGAAAAGCGGCTGGCCGTGCATGTCGAGGATCATCCCATCGACTATGCCGGCTTCGAAGGCACCATCCCCAAGGGCGAGTATGGCGGCGGCTCGGTCCTCGTCTGGGACGAGGGCACCTGGATGCCCGAGGGCGATCCGGCCAAGATGATGGCGAAGGGGCACATCAACTTCGAGCTCGAGGGCCACAAGCTGCGTGGCAAGTGGCACCTGGTGCGGCTGCGGCCGCGGCCCGGCGAAAAACGCGACAACTGGCTGCTGATCAAGTCGGACGATGCCGCCGCACGCCCCGGCGAGGATATTCTGCAAGACGAGCCGAAATCGGTGAAATCAGGCCTGACGATCGAGGAGGTCGGTGAAGGCAAGGCGGCCAAGGGCGAGAAGCCGAAGGTCTGGCATTCGAACAAGCCGGCCGCCGGCAAGGCCAAGACCGGCGGCAAGAAGCTCGATTTCATCGAGCCGCAGCTCGCCACGCTGGAGCGCGACGCACCGTCGGGCCAGGACTGGCTGCATGAGGTGAAGTTCGACGGCTACCGCATGCAGGCGCAGATCGCCGGCACCGACGTTCGGCTCCTGACCCGCACCGGCCTCGATTGGACGGAAAAATTCGGCGGCGAGATCGCGGCCGAACTCGCCGGGCTGAAATGCAGCGACGCCATCCTCGACGGCGAGATCGTCGTGCTGGCCAACAGCGGGGTATCGTCCTTCGCGCTGCTGCAGCAGGATCTTTCGGCGAAGCGGACGAACCGCTTCATCTATTACGTCTTCGACCTGATGCGGCTCGACGGCAAGGATTTGCGCCGCGAGCCGCTTGTCGAGCGCAAGCAGGCCCTGCAGGCGCTGCTCGGCGAGCCGTCCGACACCGCGGCGGTGCGTTTTTCCGACCATTTTGCCGAACCCGGCAAGATCATGCTGGAACATGCCTGCCGCATGGGGCTGGAAGGCGTCGTCTCAAAACGCGCCGATGCGCCCTACCGGAGCGGGCGCGGTCCGGCATGGGTCAAATCGAAATGCACGGCACGGCAGGAATTCGTCATTGGCGGCTATCTGCCGTCGGACAAGACCGGACGCGGCCTGCGCTCGCTGCTGGTCGGCTATTTCGAAGGCGGCAGCCTGCACTATGCCGGCCGTGTCGGCACCGGCTTCTCCACCAAGAGCGCCAACGACCTGAAGAAGAAGCTCGATGCGCTGAAGGCGGACGCCTCGCCCTTCGATGCGGCCGTGCCGAAGGGCAAGGGCCTGGTCTGGGTCAAGCCGGAACTGGTCGGCGAAGTGGAGTTTCGCAGCTGGACGTCGGACCGTATTATACGCCATGCTTCGTTCCAGGGGCTGCGCGAGGACAAGCCGGCGGAGGAAGTCGTGCAGGAAAAGCCCAATGCAACGGGAACAGGGGCAGCGGGAACCAAAACAGCGACAGGCAAAAGCCCCGCCAAGGCCAAGCCGGCGGCAGGCAGCGCCATTACGGCAGCAACAGCGGCGAAAACCAGCGTGAAGCTGTCCCACCCGGACAAGCTTCTGTGGCCCGACGAAAAGATCTCGAAGCAGGCCCTGCTCGATCACTACGCGCTGGTATGGCCGCGCATGAAGCAATTCGTGGTCGACCGCCCGCTCAGCCTTGTCAGGGCGCCCGATGGCGTCGGCGGCCAGCGTTTCTTCCAGAAGCATGCCTCGCCCGGCATGCATGCGAAGATCGAAAAGACCAAGGACCCCACGGATGGCGAGGAAATCCTGTTCATCCGCGATTTCGACGGCATCGCGGCGCTGGTCCAGCTCGGCGTGGTCGAGATCCACATCTGGGGCTGCACCATCGACAAGCTTGAACAGCCCGACCAGGTCGTCTTCGACCTCGACCCCGACGAGGGCGTCGATGTGAAGGCGGTGCGCGAGGCGGCGCTCGACATCAGGGGCAAGCTCGACGAGCTGTCGCTGCCCAATTTCGTCAAGACATCGGGCGGCAAGGGCTTTCACGTCGTCGTTCCGCTGAAGCCGTCGGCGGATTGGGCCGAGGTCAAAGGCTTCGCCCATGATTTCGCCAGGGCGCTGGAGCAAGGCGCGCCGGACCGTTACACCGCGACGCTGTCGAAGAAGGCGCGCACGGGGAAGATCTTCGTCGACTACCTGCGCAACGGCAGCGGCGCGACCACCGTCGCGCCCTACTCCTCGCGCGCCAAGAAAGGCGCGACGGTGTCGATGCCGGTGACCTGGGCCGAGATCGAGGCCGGCCTGCCACCGAACGCCTTCCCGATCGGCGACAAGACGACGCTGAAACGGCTCTCGGAAGCCGATCCGTGGGTGGATTTCTTCAAGAAGGGGAAGGTGCTGAAGCGGGGCTAG
- the mbfA gene encoding iron exporter MbfA — protein MLSRVFGFGRRSFESLSEQEILALAISSEEDDGRIYRAYADGLSETFPQSAKLFEAMAEEEDGHRDSLIELFRKRFGERIPLIRREHVRGYFERKPDWLVRPLGIEAVRRQAEAMERQAYLFYVEAAKRTTDASTRKLLDDLAAAEQGHESSAHALEQKHVPGEVKVEEATAEQRQFILTYVQPGLAGLMDGSVSTLAPIFAAAFATHDTWQTLLVGLAASIGAGISMGFTEVASDDGKLSGRGSPIKRGLTVGIMTTLGGLGHALPYLIPHFWTATAVAAVVVFFELWAIAFVQNRYMQTPFLRAAFQVVLGGALVFAAGVLIGNA, from the coding sequence ATGCTTTCCCGTGTTTTCGGCTTCGGCCGCCGCTCCTTCGAATCACTCTCCGAACAGGAGATCCTGGCGCTGGCCATTTCATCGGAGGAGGATGACGGGCGTATCTACCGGGCCTATGCGGACGGATTGTCCGAGACCTTTCCGCAATCGGCCAAACTCTTCGAGGCCATGGCCGAGGAGGAAGACGGCCATCGCGACTCGCTGATCGAACTCTTCCGCAAGCGTTTCGGCGAGCGCATTCCGCTCATCCGCCGTGAACATGTGAGGGGCTATTTCGAGCGCAAGCCCGACTGGCTGGTGCGGCCGCTCGGCATCGAGGCCGTGCGCCGCCAAGCCGAGGCGATGGAGCGGCAGGCTTATCTGTTCTATGTCGAGGCGGCCAAGCGCACCACCGACGCCTCGACCCGCAAGCTGCTCGACGATCTGGCCGCGGCCGAACAGGGCCATGAAAGCTCGGCGCATGCGCTGGAGCAGAAACACGTGCCGGGCGAAGTCAAGGTCGAGGAGGCGACCGCCGAGCAGCGCCAGTTCATCCTCACCTATGTGCAGCCGGGCCTGGCCGGGCTGATGGACGGGTCGGTATCGACGCTGGCGCCGATCTTCGCCGCCGCCTTTGCCACCCATGACACCTGGCAGACGCTTCTGGTCGGTCTCGCCGCCTCGATCGGCGCCGGGATCTCGATGGGCTTCACCGAGGTCGCTTCCGACGACGGCAAGCTGTCGGGCAGGGGTTCACCGATCAAGCGCGGCCTGACCGTCGGCATCATGACGACGCTGGGCGGCCTCGGCCACGCGCTGCCCTATCTCATCCCGCATTTCTGGACCGCGACGGCGGTAGCCGCCGTGGTGGTGTTCTTCGAACTGTGGGCCATCGCCTTCGTCCAGAACCGCTACATGCAGACCCCGTTCCTGCGCGCCGCCTTCCAGGTGGTGCTGGGCGGCGCCCTGGTGTTCGCGGCGGGCGTGCTGATCGGGAATGCGTAA
- a CDS encoding ArsR/SmtB family transcription factor yields the protein MREGPDIARIASLVGDPARANMLNALMGGTALTASELALEAGVSLPTASSHLSKLMEGGLLTLASQGRHRYYGLAGPQVAGMIEAITGVAEAVGPKRVRPGPRDGAMRVARVCYDHLAGEQAVAMLDRLVEKNILVRNDKEIRLGPSAASHFAAIGIDVHTKPRRPVCRACLDWSVRRSHLAGTLGAAILDKILAEKWARREKDSRAVIFSPPGKQAFERVFLG from the coding sequence ATGCGTGAAGGACCCGACATTGCCCGCATCGCCAGCCTGGTCGGCGATCCGGCCCGCGCCAACATGCTGAACGCCCTGATGGGCGGCACGGCATTGACCGCGAGCGAACTGGCGCTGGAGGCCGGCGTGTCGCTGCCGACCGCCTCCTCGCATCTGTCCAAGCTGATGGAGGGCGGGCTGCTGACCTTGGCCAGCCAGGGCCGGCATCGCTATTACGGTCTGGCCGGCCCGCAAGTGGCCGGCATGATCGAGGCCATCACCGGCGTTGCGGAAGCCGTTGGCCCCAAGCGCGTGCGGCCGGGCCCGCGCGACGGCGCGATGCGCGTCGCGCGCGTCTGCTACGATCACCTTGCGGGCGAGCAGGCCGTTGCGATGCTGGACCGCCTTGTCGAGAAAAACATACTGGTCCGCAACGACAAGGAGATCAGGCTCGGGCCGTCCGCCGCATCGCATTTCGCGGCGATCGGCATCGATGTCCACACCAAGCCGCGGCGGCCGGTGTGCCGCGCCTGCCTCGACTGGAGCGTGCGGCGCTCGCACCTCGCCGGGACGCTTGGCGCCGCCATCCTCGACAAGATCCTTGCCGAGAAATGGGCGCGCCGCGAGAAGGACAGCCGCGCGGTGATTTTCTCGCCGCCGGGCAAGCAGGCGTTCGAGAGGGTGTTTTTGGGGTGA
- a CDS encoding Ku protein: MAPRPAWKGYLKLSLVTCAIELTNVVTHADKVSFHILNRKTGNTVKRIYVDAETGKPVEDGDEIKGYEIEKGDFVHIEEEEIEAVQIETSHTMSLDGFVDKSSIRQIYLDTPYYVAPADKVSEEAFAVIRDAMAGKKMAGLARIVLYRRERPVVIEPLGKGMVLTTLRYDNTVRQPETVFGDIEAVKTDQEMTDLAELIIDKKKTKFDPSKFDDKYEEALLELIRAKKAGHKAPKAKEAPKPSNVVNLFDALKKSLSSDSAPTKSSPAKAKPAAKRAKAKSVAPKRKSA, encoded by the coding sequence ATGGCGCCGCGCCCGGCCTGGAAAGGCTATCTGAAGCTCTCGCTGGTCACCTGCGCCATCGAACTGACCAACGTGGTCACCCATGCCGACAAGGTCTCGTTCCACATCCTGAACCGCAAGACCGGCAATACGGTGAAGCGGATCTATGTCGACGCCGAGACCGGCAAACCGGTGGAGGACGGCGACGAGATCAAGGGATACGAGATCGAAAAGGGCGACTTCGTCCATATAGAGGAGGAGGAGATCGAGGCGGTGCAGATCGAAACCTCGCACACGATGAGCCTCGACGGCTTCGTCGACAAATCCTCGATCCGGCAGATCTATCTCGACACGCCCTACTATGTCGCGCCAGCCGACAAGGTTTCGGAGGAGGCGTTCGCCGTCATCCGCGACGCGATGGCGGGCAAGAAGATGGCCGGGCTGGCGCGCATCGTTCTTTATCGACGCGAGCGTCCAGTGGTCATCGAGCCGCTCGGCAAGGGCATGGTGCTGACCACGCTGCGTTACGACAACACGGTGCGCCAGCCGGAGACCGTCTTTGGCGACATCGAGGCGGTGAAGACCGACCAGGAGATGACCGATCTGGCCGAGCTCATCATCGACAAGAAGAAGACCAAGTTCGATCCCTCGAAATTCGACGACAAATATGAGGAAGCCCTGCTCGAGCTGATCCGCGCCAAGAAGGCGGGGCACAAGGCGCCCAAGGCCAAGGAGGCGCCCAAACCCTCCAATGTCGTCAACCTGTTCGACGCGCTGAAGAAGAGCTTGTCGTCGGATTCGGCGCCAACCAAGTCGTCCCCGGCGAAAGCCAAGCCGGCGGCCAAACGTGCCAAGGCGAAAAGCGTTGCGCCGAAGCGCAAATCGGCCTGA
- a CDS encoding ABC transporter permease, whose translation MNSVFSFARLGALLIKEFIQMRRDRITFAMMLGVPLIQLVLFGYAINNDPKSLPAALVATSSDPYTRAMVAALQTTGYYRFDHVAQSAEEAEFLMARGDVAFVVTIPADFARRVERGDKPQILIEADATDPAVASGAISTLGTIAGQALLRAQGTQEAAAEAARGQLDVVVHRRYNPEGISQYNIVPGLLGVILQMTMVMMTSIALTRETERGTMENLLAMPSSPLEIMMGKVLPYLAVGAVQVVVVLAASKLLFAIPFTGSMTLLLSAVLVFVLSLVLLGYTISTIARTQMQALQLTFFFFLPSIMLSGFMFPYRGMPDWAQTFGEIFPLTHFLRITRAVMLKGAQLPAVATEIGWLAVFVALFAGVALVRFRRTLD comes from the coding sequence ATGAACAGCGTCTTTTCCTTCGCCAGGCTCGGCGCCTTGCTGATCAAGGAGTTCATCCAGATGCGGCGCGACCGCATCACCTTCGCCATGATGCTGGGCGTGCCGCTGATCCAGCTCGTGCTGTTCGGCTACGCCATCAACAACGACCCGAAAAGCCTGCCGGCGGCCCTGGTGGCGACCAGCAGCGATCCCTATACCCGCGCCATGGTCGCGGCGCTGCAGACCACCGGTTACTACCGCTTCGACCATGTCGCGCAAAGCGCCGAGGAGGCCGAGTTCCTGATGGCGCGCGGCGACGTCGCCTTCGTCGTCACCATCCCGGCCGATTTCGCCCGGCGGGTCGAGCGCGGCGACAAGCCGCAAATCCTGATCGAGGCCGACGCCACCGATCCGGCGGTCGCCAGCGGCGCCATCTCGACGCTCGGCACCATCGCCGGCCAGGCGCTGCTGAGAGCGCAGGGCACGCAGGAAGCCGCGGCGGAAGCCGCCAGGGGGCAGCTCGATGTCGTCGTCCACCGCCGCTACAACCCCGAAGGCATCTCGCAATACAACATCGTGCCCGGCCTGCTCGGCGTCATCCTGCAGATGACCATGGTGATGATGACCTCGATCGCGCTGACGCGCGAGACCGAGCGCGGCACGATGGAAAATCTCCTGGCGATGCCGTCGAGCCCGCTGGAGATCATGATGGGCAAGGTGCTGCCCTACCTGGCGGTCGGCGCGGTGCAGGTGGTGGTGGTGCTGGCGGCGTCGAAGCTTCTGTTCGCCATCCCCTTCACCGGCTCGATGACGCTCCTTTTGTCGGCGGTGCTGGTGTTCGTGCTGTCGCTGGTGCTGCTCGGCTACACGATCTCGACGATCGCACGCACGCAGATGCAGGCGCTTCAGCTCACCTTCTTCTTCTTCCTGCCCTCGATCATGCTGTCGGGCTTCATGTTCCCCTATCGCGGCATGCCGGACTGGGCGCAGACCTTCGGCGAGATCTTCCCGCTGACGCATTTTCTGCGCATCACCCGCGCGGTGATGCTGAAGGGCGCGCAACTGCCGGCGGTGGCGACCGAGATCGGCTGGCTGGCGGTTTTCGTGGCGCTGTTCGCCGGCGTGGCGCTGGTGCGGTTCAGGCGCACGCTGGACTGA
- a CDS encoding NIPSNAP family protein yields MTITCFIRYEIDPFGKAAFGEYARNWGQAIPRCGADLIGYFAPHEGSATTAYAAYNIESLAAYEAYRARLAADPAGKANYEFVRRERFILKEDRMFLKLASGPHAPLVKL; encoded by the coding sequence ATGACCATCACCTGCTTCATCCGCTATGAGATCGACCCGTTCGGCAAGGCCGCCTTCGGGGAGTATGCCCGCAACTGGGGTCAGGCCATTCCGCGCTGCGGCGCCGATCTGATCGGCTATTTCGCGCCGCATGAGGGCTCGGCCACGACGGCCTATGCCGCCTACAACATCGAAAGCCTCGCCGCCTACGAAGCCTACCGCGCCCGGCTTGCCGCGGACCCCGCCGGCAAGGCAAACTATGAATTCGTCAGGCGCGAACGCTTCATCCTCAAGGAGGACCGCATGTTCCTGAAACTGGCTTCCGGCCCGCATGCGCCGCTGGTCAAGCTATGA
- a CDS encoding ferritin-like domain-containing protein, which yields MGFFSKDIKTLDDLFVHTLRDIYYAEKQIEKALPKMVDKATDPQLKAGFEKHLEQTKGHIERVEQVFELHGVKAKQVNCPAIDGILEEADDVSGDVDDKDVLDAALIASAQAVEHYEMTRYGTLIAWAKQLGRSDCANVLAKNLKEEQATDRKLTEIAESKINLQAAE from the coding sequence ATGGGCTTCTTTTCGAAGGACATCAAAACGCTGGACGACCTCTTCGTGCACACGCTGCGCGACATCTATTATGCCGAAAAGCAGATCGAGAAGGCGCTGCCGAAGATGGTCGACAAGGCAACCGATCCGCAATTGAAGGCCGGCTTCGAAAAACACCTCGAGCAGACCAAGGGCCATATCGAACGCGTCGAGCAGGTGTTCGAGCTGCATGGCGTCAAGGCCAAGCAGGTCAACTGCCCGGCCATCGACGGCATTCTCGAGGAGGCCGACGACGTCAGCGGCGATGTCGACGACAAGGACGTTCTGGATGCCGCGCTGATCGCCTCCGCGCAGGCCGTCGAGCACTATGAAATGACCCGCTACGGCACCTTGATCGCCTGGGCCAAGCAGCTCGGCCGCAGCGACTGCGCCAATGTGCTGGCCAAGAATCTCAAGGAAGAGCAGGCGACGGATCGCAAGCTGACCGAAATCGCGGAAAGCAAGATCAACCTGCAGGCCGCCGAATAG
- a CDS encoding threonine/serine dehydratase, producing the protein MITPPGIADIHAAAARLSGLIVETPLIESQELNRRFGGRILFKPETLQRTGSFKFRGAYNKLSTLSEAERSRGVVAFSSGNHAQGVAASAAMFGVKAVIAMPADAPGMKIANVRKMGAEVVPFDRFKDDRMTVVRPYLDKGMALVPPFDDPAIIAGQGTIGLELVKQARTLGVGLDAVVIPCGGGGLTSGISVAVKDTSPGTAIWAVEPEHFDDTRRSLAAGARVSNELGHSSICDAILTAEPGAITFEINRRNLAGAVAVSEDAVRRAMRDAMAYLKLVVEPGGCVALAALSSGEIELSGKCVAVVLSGGNVDFGTYAGIMAA; encoded by the coding sequence ATGATCACCCCTCCCGGCATCGCCGACATCCACGCCGCCGCCGCACGGCTCTCGGGCCTGATCGTCGAAACCCCCTTGATCGAATCGCAGGAGCTGAACAGGCGCTTCGGCGGCCGCATCCTGTTCAAGCCGGAGACGCTGCAGCGCACCGGCTCGTTCAAGTTCCGCGGTGCCTACAACAAGCTGTCGACGCTGAGCGAGGCGGAGCGCTCGCGTGGCGTCGTTGCTTTCTCCTCGGGCAATCACGCGCAAGGCGTGGCGGCTTCCGCCGCCATGTTCGGCGTCAAGGCGGTCATCGCCATGCCGGCGGATGCACCTGGCATGAAGATCGCCAATGTCCGCAAGATGGGCGCCGAGGTGGTGCCCTTCGACCGGTTCAAGGACGACCGCATGACGGTGGTTCGCCCCTATCTTGACAAGGGCATGGCGTTGGTGCCGCCTTTCGATGATCCGGCCATCATTGCCGGCCAGGGCACGATCGGACTGGAGCTGGTCAAGCAGGCGCGGACTCTGGGTGTCGGCCTCGACGCGGTCGTCATCCCCTGTGGCGGCGGCGGCCTGACCAGCGGCATCTCGGTTGCCGTGAAGGATACCTCGCCCGGTACCGCGATCTGGGCGGTCGAACCCGAGCATTTCGACGACACGCGCCGCTCGCTGGCGGCGGGCGCCAGGGTTTCGAACGAGCTGGGCCATAGTTCGATCTGCGACGCCATCCTCACCGCCGAGCCGGGCGCGATCACCTTCGAGATCAACCGCCGCAACCTCGCCGGCGCCGTCGCCGTCTCAGAGGATGCCGTCAGGCGGGCGATGCGCGACGCCATGGCCTATCTCAAGCTGGTGGTCGAGCCCGGCGGCTGCGTCGCGCTGGCGGCGCTGTCGTCGGGCGAGATCGAGCTGTCGGGCAAATGCGTTGCCGTGGTGCTGTCCGGCGGCAATGTCGATTTCGGCACCTATGCCGGGATCATGGCGGCGTAG
- a CDS encoding DUF1850 domain-containing protein: MSLCILAAGKSVTLGVAAFTLSWAHSVERTRWEEDWKVTPSGLQVVEARIKGSGAGMEPPEGAVLKDGWWAYSPKVGPQPRLVLAASGATAGGWTLCTSQDCRELGKAAGGAIVLQPCVADRLSRLR; encoded by the coding sequence ATGAGCCTGTGCATCCTCGCCGCCGGCAAGAGCGTGACGCTCGGCGTTGCCGCCTTCACATTGTCCTGGGCGCATTCGGTGGAGCGGACGCGCTGGGAGGAAGACTGGAAGGTGACGCCCTCCGGCCTGCAAGTAGTCGAGGCCCGTATCAAAGGCTCAGGTGCCGGCATGGAGCCGCCGGAAGGTGCGGTGCTGAAGGATGGCTGGTGGGCCTATTCGCCCAAGGTCGGGCCGCAGCCCCGTCTCGTGCTGGCGGCCTCCGGCGCGACGGCCGGTGGCTGGACGCTGTGCACGTCCCAGGATTGCCGCGAACTGGGTAAGGCGGCGGGCGGCGCGATTGTGCTCCAACCCTGTGTGGCCGATCGCTTGAGCCGGCTGCGGTAG